A stretch of Streptococcus chenjunshii DNA encodes these proteins:
- a CDS encoding Cof-type HAD-IIB family hydrolase, with protein MTVKVIATDMDGTFLTNRKTYDKVLFDRLFRLCQEKNIKFVAASGNQYRQIIQQFPDWSSHIAVIAENGGHIVANGRTLVEEFVKPAAVNKLIDYVEENYPEMIVNLAGKKSSYMLQTTPTAVKEALRYYLPAMQYVDDLHSVAGDHFFKATLLVEEALTFTIQREINSLFAEEGLRATSSGFGCLDIIPSHIHKGTGLEYLLSYWGLTAENLLAFGDGGNDLEMLQLAKYSYCCG; from the coding sequence ATGACAGTTAAAGTGATAGCAACAGACATGGACGGTACGTTTTTAACAAACAGGAAAACTTATGATAAAGTACTGTTCGACCGGCTCTTTCGCCTTTGTCAGGAAAAGAATATTAAATTTGTCGCTGCCAGCGGCAATCAGTACCGGCAAATCATTCAGCAATTTCCTGACTGGAGCAGCCATATTGCAGTTATTGCAGAAAATGGCGGCCATATTGTGGCAAACGGCAGAACCTTGGTGGAAGAATTTGTAAAACCGGCTGCGGTTAACAAACTGATTGACTATGTAGAAGAGAATTATCCAGAAATGATTGTTAATTTGGCCGGCAAAAAATCGTCTTATATGCTGCAGACAACACCGACAGCTGTTAAAGAAGCTTTGCGTTACTATCTGCCAGCAATGCAGTATGTAGATGATCTGCATTCTGTTGCCGGCGATCATTTTTTTAAAGCCACTCTTCTTGTAGAAGAAGCACTGACTTTTACAATTCAAAGAGAAATCAACTCTCTATTTGCTGAAGAAGGTCTGCGGGCAACTTCCAGCGGTTTTGGCTGTTTGGATATTATTCCTTCTCACATCCATAAAGGTACAGGACTTGAGTATTTACTGAGCTATTGGGGGCTGACTGCCGAAAATCTGCTGGCTTTTGGCGATGGCGGCAACGATTTGGAAATGCTGCAATTGGCTAAGTATTCTTACTGCTGTGGCTAA
- a CDS encoding MurR/RpiR family transcriptional regulator, whose protein sequence is MFLIEKMELYPFSANELHIAEYLLEERYHIENKTSADIAKETYSSKSALTRFAQKLDYKGWVDFKKAFLSELAYIDKHNSNIDANYPFSAKDDFLSIAHKIANLEKEAIDDTLSLVEQASLSKAVSIIDRAETVHVFAASNNLLNAQEFSHNLSRIQKDVRIHQLQGEHLFKAFLAKKESCALIISYSGETVSLKHTCRILKRQQIPIIALTSISDNAIAQSADCRLYLATREKLYSKIGTFSTDRAITYLLDLLYSCIFSLNYQHNADLRKRAARFIEFERTSSSQILHED, encoded by the coding sequence ATGTTTTTAATTGAAAAAATGGAACTTTATCCTTTTTCAGCCAATGAATTGCATATTGCCGAGTATCTGTTGGAAGAGCGCTATCATATTGAAAACAAGACAAGTGCAGACATCGCCAAAGAAACCTACTCTTCTAAGTCGGCTTTAACACGTTTTGCCCAGAAACTGGATTACAAAGGCTGGGTTGATTTTAAGAAAGCTTTTTTGAGCGAGCTTGCTTACATCGACAAGCACAATTCAAATATTGACGCTAATTATCCTTTCTCTGCTAAAGATGACTTTCTATCTATCGCTCACAAAATTGCTAATCTGGAAAAAGAAGCTATCGACGATACCCTTTCTTTAGTAGAACAGGCATCACTCAGCAAGGCAGTAAGCATTATCGATCGAGCTGAAACGGTTCATGTTTTTGCTGCCAGCAACAATCTTCTGAATGCCCAAGAATTTTCACATAATCTATCACGTATCCAAAAAGACGTTCGTATCCACCAGCTGCAAGGAGAGCATCTTTTTAAAGCCTTTCTGGCTAAAAAAGAGAGCTGCGCTTTAATCATCAGCTATTCCGGTGAAACAGTTTCGCTAAAACATACCTGCCGTATCCTTAAAAGACAGCAGATTCCTATCATTGCTCTTACCAGCATCAGCGATAATGCGATTGCTCAAAGCGCTGACTGCCGGCTTTATTTGGCAACTCGGGAGAAACTTTATTCTAAAATAGGCACCTTTTCAACAGACAGAGCCATCACTTATCTGCTCGATCTTCTCTATTCCTGTATTTTTTCCCTCAATTATCAGCATAATGCTGATTTACGAAAAAGGGCGGCACGCTTTATTGAATTCGAAAGAACCTCCAGTTCACAAATTCTTCATGAAGATTAG
- a CDS encoding DUF871 domain-containing protein, with translation MGELGVSIYPSKTEAAILKDYLTEAAEIGYSRIFTSMLELTDSTEEMLARFREVIAYGNRLGMKTSIDINPQLFNQLGVSYEDLAFFKDLGVWALRLDQGFTGLEEAEMSQNPYGLMIELNISRGQHYIDQVMDFSADSRHIIGSHNFYPQPYTGLDFTYFTDCAAQYKNYHLRTAAFIDSPKGTVGPWPVGDMLVSTEIQRKLSPAAQVQLLRLSRLIDDIFVGSSLLPAAELQEIYDSFHSPVPQLKAELSPSASALEEEVIFNNRHRYRGDYSGFMIRSSDMRTFYKNSIFPPADFGEIISKGDITICNSRSGQYQGELQIALKERPNDGSQNFVGKITEDYLPVLDLLQPWQSFELIR, from the coding sequence ATGGGTGAACTTGGGGTTTCTATTTATCCATCAAAAACAGAGGCAGCAATCCTCAAAGATTATTTGACTGAAGCTGCCGAGATAGGCTACAGTAGGATATTTACATCGATGCTGGAGCTTACAGACAGCACTGAAGAGATGCTTGCACGTTTTAGGGAAGTGATTGCTTACGGCAATCGTCTGGGAATGAAAACATCTATTGATATCAATCCGCAGCTCTTTAACCAATTGGGTGTCAGTTATGAGGATTTAGCCTTTTTTAAAGACTTAGGTGTCTGGGCTTTGCGACTGGACCAGGGGTTTACGGGACTGGAAGAAGCAGAGATGTCACAAAATCCTTATGGGCTGATGATTGAGCTGAATATATCCCGAGGTCAGCACTATATTGATCAGGTAATGGATTTTTCTGCAGACAGCAGACACATAATCGGTTCCCATAATTTTTATCCTCAGCCCTATACAGGACTTGATTTTACTTATTTTACAGACTGTGCCGCCCAGTATAAGAATTACCATCTAAGGACAGCTGCTTTTATTGATTCTCCAAAAGGGACGGTGGGGCCTTGGCCTGTTGGAGATATGCTGGTTAGCACAGAAATACAGCGTAAGCTATCTCCAGCAGCGCAGGTTCAGCTCCTGAGATTAAGCCGGCTGATCGATGATATCTTTGTAGGCTCTTCTTTGTTGCCTGCGGCAGAACTGCAAGAGATTTATGACAGTTTTCATTCGCCTGTGCCGCAGTTAAAAGCAGAGCTGTCTCCTTCAGCCAGTGCTCTTGAAGAGGAAGTGATATTCAACAACAGACACCGTTACCGTGGTGATTACTCCGGCTTTATGATTCGTTCTTCTGACATGCGAACATTCTATAAAAATAGCATTTTCCCGCCTGCAGACTTCGGTGAAATAATTAGCAAAGGAGATATCACCATCTGCAACAGCCGCAGCGGTCAATATCAGGGGGAGCTCCAGATTGCTTTAAAAGAACGGCCGAATGACGGCAGTCAAAATTTTGTCGGAAAAATCACAGAAGACTACCTGCCAGTGCTTGATTTACTGCAGCCTTGGCAGTCATTTGAACTGATTCGGTGA
- a CDS encoding histidine phosphatase family protein has product MTKFFYLMRHGQTRFNVQGRIQGACDSPLTDLGIEQAKAARRFFQKEGLIFNRVYSSTQERACDTAELATGRQDYIRLKGLKEWDFGAFEAHQEYLNPKLHREDGSGYRDYFVAYGGESNVQVYERMAAAIRGVMAESSEDDCLLFVSHGGSITQFYRHMTENPPTPAKRMANCAILKISYEPNCKMEVQSIFNPMEEEYIFER; this is encoded by the coding sequence ATGACTAAATTTTTTTATCTGATGCGTCACGGCCAGACTCGTTTTAATGTTCAGGGCCGCATCCAGGGGGCCTGCGACTCGCCTTTGACTGATCTTGGTATTGAACAGGCCAAAGCTGCCAGACGTTTTTTTCAAAAAGAAGGTTTGATTTTTAACCGTGTTTATTCCTCTACTCAGGAGCGTGCCTGTGATACAGCTGAACTGGCGACCGGCCGGCAGGACTATATTCGTTTAAAGGGTTTGAAGGAGTGGGATTTTGGTGCTTTTGAAGCGCATCAGGAATATCTTAATCCTAAACTTCACCGTGAAGATGGTTCCGGCTATCGTGACTACTTCGTAGCCTATGGCGGTGAATCTAATGTTCAGGTCTATGAGCGGATGGCTGCTGCCATTCGGGGTGTCATGGCTGAAAGCAGTGAGGATGACTGTCTGCTTTTTGTCAGCCACGGCGGCTCTATAACTCAATTTTACCGCCATATGACTGAAAATCCGCCCACACCTGCTAAGCGAATGGCTAACTGCGCTATATTGAAAATCAGCTATGAACCTAATTGCAAAATGGAAGTGCAGTCTATTTTTAATCCTATGGAAGAAGAGTATATTTTTGAAAGGTAA
- a CDS encoding histidine phosphatase family protein — MKTLYLMRHGETLFNQLQLIQGWCDSPLTELGRSQAEQARAYFEQNGIHFDYLYSSTSERACETLELVSKRSDYKRLKGLKEFNFGRMEGKPEYLHPNRRSEQKGHGDFYLQYDGESDSQLEERVKQTIDTLVEEAEEGATILAVSHAGAIMSFFRQFKAAVLPDSPISNCNIFKYEIKEGHFALAELMTRFIHKIPKSFKLN, encoded by the coding sequence ATGAAAACACTCTACCTAATGCGCCATGGTGAAACCTTATTTAATCAATTGCAGTTAATTCAGGGCTGGTGTGATTCTCCTTTGACAGAACTAGGCAGAAGTCAGGCTGAACAAGCGAGAGCTTACTTTGAGCAGAATGGGATTCATTTTGATTATTTATACAGCTCAACGTCAGAACGGGCTTGTGAAACATTGGAGTTGGTCAGTAAAAGAAGCGACTATAAACGGCTGAAAGGGCTTAAAGAGTTTAATTTCGGCCGTATGGAAGGCAAGCCTGAGTACCTGCATCCCAATCGCCGTTCGGAGCAAAAAGGGCATGGTGATTTTTATCTCCAGTATGACGGTGAAAGTGACAGTCAGCTTGAAGAGCGTGTTAAACAAACGATTGATACACTTGTGGAGGAAGCAGAAGAAGGAGCTACTATTTTAGCAGTCAGTCACGCTGGGGCAATTATGTCGTTTTTTCGGCAATTTAAAGCAGCAGTCTTACCTGATTCACCTATCTCCAACTGCAATATTTTTAAATATGAAATAAAAGAAGGACACTTTGCTCTAGCTGAACTTATGACCCGATTCATTCACAAAATACCGAAGTCCTTTAAATTAAACTAA
- a CDS encoding SDR family oxidoreductase produces the protein MVSVIQKGNVAVITGAAAGIGAAAAKYLSRSGMKLVLLDKNKSSLEEIAGDLKTDYRLIEGDVADRKTLQACHNTAYDAFGQVNLLFNNAGIGRKGGPWTNLENWRRVMEVNLMAIVETQAIFIPSLLKQSSPAAVVNLGSKEGITTPPGNAAYSVSKAGVKVLTEQLAHELRQLPNHQVTAHLLVPGYTWTLMNFPKADFSKPETKPEAPWYPEQLMDFFAKGLENSDFYIIALDNEVTKTMDDRRMRWASDDLIYNRPALSRWDSRYQDAFADWLAKGELPKEE, from the coding sequence ATGGTTTCTGTCATTCAAAAAGGTAACGTTGCCGTTATCACAGGAGCAGCCGCTGGCATTGGTGCTGCTGCGGCCAAATATTTGTCACGGTCAGGGATGAAACTTGTTCTATTGGATAAAAACAAGTCTTCATTGGAAGAGATAGCTGGAGACCTTAAAACTGATTACCGTCTGATCGAAGGAGATGTGGCTGACCGTAAGACACTTCAGGCTTGTCATAATACAGCTTATGATGCTTTTGGACAGGTCAATCTTCTTTTTAATAATGCCGGCATTGGAAGGAAAGGAGGGCCTTGGACTAACCTTGAGAATTGGCGGCGGGTGATGGAAGTTAATCTTATGGCCATTGTAGAGACACAAGCTATTTTTATACCAAGTCTCCTTAAACAATCAAGTCCAGCAGCTGTTGTTAATTTAGGATCTAAAGAGGGGATAACGACACCTCCCGGCAATGCTGCTTATTCTGTATCTAAAGCGGGCGTTAAAGTTTTAACAGAGCAGCTGGCTCATGAACTCCGTCAATTGCCGAATCATCAGGTAACAGCTCATCTTTTGGTACCAGGCTACACTTGGACACTGATGAATTTCCCGAAAGCAGATTTTTCTAAACCGGAGACAAAGCCAGAGGCACCGTGGTATCCTGAACAGCTTATGGATTTCTTTGCAAAAGGATTGGAAAATAGCGATTTTTATATAATTGCCCTTGATAACGAAGTCACCAAAACAATGGACGATCGGCGTATGCGCTGGGCATCAGATGATTTAATTTATAACCGGCCGGCTTTATCGCGCTGGGATTCTCGCTATCAAGATGCTTTTGCGGATTGGCTGGCAAAAGGCGAGCTGCCAAAAGAGGAGTAG
- a CDS encoding Cof-type HAD-IIB family hydrolase, with protein MALKLIASDMDGTFLDGRGDYDRQRFERLLTLLEEQDIKFAVATGNSMPRLEMMFDGLLDRLIVVAENGSQLIENGRTLVRHTVAKADLERFLVYFSDKLAEYKVMLSGLQATYMLKDSRFTIESTMIKPEQAAFLMDSIITLSDFSQLPADEQFFKMSLQVPNEKDAEVTADFNANFSGSLTATASGYGGIDIIQTGWHKGRALAELMRYYGLTANQVMAFGDGGNDIEMLQLAGFSYAMANAPKNVKEAARFSAPSHKEAGVFQVIEDYLKRTDIK; from the coding sequence GTGGCTCTAAAATTAATTGCCAGTGATATGGACGGAACGTTTTTGGACGGCCGCGGAGATTACGACCGCCAGCGTTTTGAAAGACTCTTGACTTTATTGGAAGAACAGGATATTAAATTCGCTGTTGCTACTGGTAACAGCATGCCCAGATTAGAAATGATGTTTGACGGTCTTTTAGACCGTTTAATTGTGGTTGCTGAAAATGGTTCACAGCTGATTGAAAACGGCAGGACACTTGTTCGTCACACTGTTGCTAAAGCTGATTTAGAGCGCTTTTTAGTCTATTTTTCCGATAAACTGGCTGAATATAAGGTTATGCTTTCAGGTTTGCAGGCTACTTATATGCTCAAGGACAGTCGCTTTACTATTGAAAGCACTATGATTAAACCTGAGCAGGCGGCTTTTCTTATGGACAGCATAATCACTCTTTCGGATTTCAGTCAATTACCGGCAGATGAGCAGTTTTTTAAAATGAGTCTGCAGGTTCCAAATGAAAAAGATGCTGAGGTTACAGCCGATTTTAATGCTAATTTTTCGGGCAGTCTAACCGCTACTGCCAGCGGCTACGGGGGGATTGATATCATCCAAACAGGCTGGCACAAGGGTCGGGCTTTGGCGGAGTTAATGCGCTATTATGGCCTGACTGCTAATCAGGTTATGGCTTTTGGTGATGGCGGCAATGACATAGAGATGCTGCAGCTGGCCGGTTTTTCTTATGCGATGGCAAACGCTCCTAAAAATGTAAAAGAAGCAGCCCGTTTTAGCGCTCCTAGCCACAAAGAAGCCGGTGTTTTTCAGGTCATTGAAGATTATCTGAAAAGGACCGACATAAAGTAA
- a CDS encoding histidine phosphatase family protein, which produces MVKTLYLMRHGETVFNTQGRVQGACDSPLTDKGLAQARLAKDYFTSNSIQFDTVYSSTQERAADTARIVSGQEAVQLKGLKEMNFGQFEAQPENLLPKFRPGSRSFEDLLVPFGGENVEDVGKRVKKSIDESLQKTAAKSVLMVSHGAAMWGLCLELSLSFPEGVGFSNCAICEFCYDAGSYHLQKLILPTKDFQIISF; this is translated from the coding sequence ATGGTTAAAACACTTTATTTAATGCGGCACGGGGAAACTGTTTTTAATACACAGGGACGCGTTCAGGGGGCCTGCGATTCACCGCTGACTGACAAAGGACTTGCACAGGCTCGGCTGGCTAAAGACTATTTTACCAGCAATAGTATCCAATTTGATACCGTTTATTCTTCAACTCAGGAGCGGGCAGCGGATACTGCCAGAATTGTTTCTGGTCAAGAGGCTGTTCAGCTCAAAGGACTGAAAGAAATGAACTTCGGTCAGTTTGAAGCACAGCCTGAAAATCTGCTGCCCAAGTTCAGACCGGGAAGTAGGTCGTTTGAGGATCTCCTTGTTCCTTTTGGAGGCGAGAATGTTGAGGATGTGGGAAAGAGGGTTAAGAAAAGTATCGATGAAAGCCTGCAAAAGACTGCTGCAAAGTCTGTTTTAATGGTCAGTCATGGTGCTGCAATGTGGGGTCTGTGTTTAGAACTGTCCCTTAGTTTCCCCGAAGGTGTAGGTTTTTCCAATTGCGCTATCTGTGAATTTTGCTATGATGCCGGCAGTTATCATTTGCAAAAATTAATTTTGCCGACTAAAGATTTTCAGATCATTTCATTTTAA
- a CDS encoding 6-phospho-beta-glucosidase, with amino-acid sequence MTFPKDFLWGGALAAHQFEGGVLETSKGLSVADVMTAGAHGVPRVITDGIVEGNYYPNHVGIDFYHHYKEDIAMFADLGFKCFRTSIAWSRIFPNGDEKEPNEEGLAFYDAVFDELLKYGIEPVITLSHFEMPYHLAKEYGGFMNRKTIDFFLNFAESVFTRYKDKVKYWMTFNEINNQMNYRNDIFGWTNSGVHFGNYENPEEAMYICGHHTLVASAKAVKLGKAINPEFKIGNMIAMVPIYPFSARPADQVLAQQMMHDRWFFCDVQVRGHYPNYTSKMFERKGFTVDITEEDKQALAEGTVDYIGFSYYMSNTVDSTAHKDISEDTSGGNEHSVTNPFIKESDWGWAIDPEGLRYSLNAFYERYELPLFIVENGFGAIDIKEDDGSVHDPYRIDYLRAHIKEMEKAIDEDGVELWGYTPWGCIDCVSFTTGEMKKRYGFIYVDRNNDGSGTLERSQKDSYAWYKQVTASNGRII; translated from the coding sequence ATGACTTTTCCAAAAGATTTTCTTTGGGGTGGCGCTTTAGCTGCCCATCAATTTGAAGGCGGTGTCCTTGAAACGTCAAAAGGACTTTCTGTCGCTGATGTGATGACTGCCGGAGCTCACGGAGTTCCCCGTGTTATTACTGATGGTATTGTTGAGGGGAACTATTATCCCAACCATGTCGGTATTGACTTTTACCATCATTATAAAGAAGACATCGCTATGTTTGCGGACTTAGGGTTCAAGTGTTTTCGAACCTCCATCGCATGGTCCCGCATCTTTCCAAATGGTGACGAAAAGGAGCCTAATGAAGAAGGTTTAGCTTTTTATGATGCTGTCTTTGATGAATTATTGAAATACGGAATCGAACCGGTCATCACCCTGTCTCACTTTGAAATGCCTTACCATCTAGCTAAGGAATACGGCGGCTTTATGAACCGCAAAACGATTGATTTTTTCCTTAATTTTGCCGAAAGTGTTTTTACACGCTACAAAGACAAAGTCAAATACTGGATGACATTCAATGAAATCAATAATCAAATGAATTATCGAAATGATATTTTCGGCTGGACCAACTCAGGTGTTCATTTTGGAAACTACGAAAACCCCGAAGAAGCCATGTATATCTGCGGCCATCATACTTTAGTAGCGTCTGCCAAGGCGGTTAAGCTTGGCAAAGCAATTAACCCGGAATTTAAGATTGGCAATATGATTGCCATGGTTCCCATTTATCCTTTTTCGGCTCGGCCGGCTGATCAGGTTTTAGCTCAGCAAATGATGCATGACCGCTGGTTTTTCTGCGATGTGCAAGTACGCGGCCATTACCCTAATTACACCTCAAAAATGTTTGAACGCAAAGGCTTCACCGTTGATATCACCGAAGAAGACAAACAGGCTTTAGCTGAAGGAACTGTTGATTATATCGGTTTCAGTTACTATATGAGCAATACCGTCGACTCAACAGCACATAAGGATATTTCTGAGGATACCAGCGGAGGCAATGAGCATTCTGTTACCAATCCTTTCATCAAGGAATCTGACTGGGGATGGGCTATTGATCCAGAAGGACTGCGCTATTCCTTAAATGCCTTTTATGAACGTTATGAGCTTCCGCTCTTCATTGTCGAGAATGGCTTTGGCGCTATTGATATCAAGGAAGATGACGGCTCGGTTCATGATCCTTACCGGATTGACTATCTGCGGGCTCATATCAAAGAAATGGAAAAAGCCATTGATGAAGACGGTGTTGAGCTCTGGGGCTACACACCTTGGGGCTGTATTGACTGCGTGTCATTCACAACCGGAGAAATGAAGAAGCGTTATGGCTTCATTTATGTGGATCGCAATAACGATGGTTCGGGAACACTGGAGCGCTCCCAAAAGGATTCCTATGCTTGGTATAAACAGGTGACCGCTTCAAACGGTAGAATAATTTAA
- a CDS encoding SGNH/GDSL hydrolase family protein yields the protein MLEMISPELRAYQEQKVVQFKQKNPREAENGIVFVGDSLIDFYPLKKWLGRELPLINRGIAGTDSQWLLDHLDIQVRDLKPAKVFMLIGTNDLGLGLEPADIVKNISAITAELNEAPYTEQIYVLSLLPVNQSQKFKQTVKLRSNQAIKAVNEALAGLPVSAFIDLYQDLTDETGNLAEHYTRDGLHLTPAAYQLISNKIKNYL from the coding sequence ATGTTAGAAATGATCAGTCCGGAGCTAAGGGCCTATCAAGAGCAGAAAGTGGTACAGTTTAAGCAAAAAAATCCAAGAGAAGCAGAAAACGGAATAGTCTTTGTCGGAGATTCCCTTATTGATTTTTATCCGCTGAAGAAATGGCTGGGACGGGAACTTCCGCTGATTAACCGCGGGATTGCCGGAACAGATTCACAGTGGCTGTTAGACCATTTGGATATTCAGGTCAGGGATTTAAAACCCGCTAAAGTGTTTATGCTTATCGGGACAAATGATCTGGGACTAGGCCTTGAGCCTGCTGATATCGTAAAAAATATCTCTGCCATAACAGCCGAACTGAATGAAGCTCCTTATACCGAACAAATCTATGTGCTGTCGCTTTTGCCAGTTAATCAAAGTCAGAAATTTAAGCAGACTGTCAAACTTCGCAGCAATCAGGCAATCAAGGCTGTTAACGAAGCTCTGGCTGGTCTGCCTGTCAGTGCTTTCATTGATCTCTATCAGGATTTAACAGATGAGACCGGCAATCTCGCTGAACATTATACCAGAGACGGTCTGCATTTAACCCCAGCAGCTTACCAGCTGATTTCCAATAAAATAAAAAACTATCTTTAA
- a CDS encoding sugar O-acetyltransferase produces the protein MMMTELEKLKAGLPYDFTSPELDDIKRRALNKCQTLNAVDVLEVSKRQDAIRDLFGSAGDNPNVFPVFNCDNGKNIHVGKQFLMNYNGTILDVEKVEIGDYVMIGPNTLISTVNHPLSPKGRRQNLGIAKPIKIGNDVWIGGNVTILAGVTIGNNVVVAAGAVVNKDVPDNSLVGGVPARIIKTLENDID, from the coding sequence GTGATGATGACAGAACTTGAGAAATTAAAGGCAGGATTGCCTTATGACTTTACAAGTCCGGAACTGGACGATATTAAACGCCGGGCTCTTAACAAATGTCAAACTTTAAATGCTGTTGATGTGCTAGAAGTGAGCAAAAGACAGGATGCCATCAGAGATTTATTCGGCTCTGCAGGAGATAATCCCAATGTTTTTCCGGTTTTTAATTGTGATAATGGAAAAAATATTCACGTTGGAAAACAGTTTTTGATGAATTATAATGGGACAATTTTGGATGTCGAAAAAGTTGAGATCGGTGATTATGTCATGATTGGACCCAATACGCTTATTTCAACTGTTAATCACCCGCTTTCTCCCAAAGGGCGACGTCAGAACTTGGGTATTGCTAAACCAATCAAAATAGGAAATGATGTTTGGATTGGAGGCAATGTAACAATTTTAGCGGGAGTCACTATTGGCAATAACGTTGTGGTTGCAGCAGGAGCTGTGGTCAATAAAGATGTTCCTGATAACAGTCTTGTAGGCGGTGTTCCAGCCAGAATTATTAAGACACTAGAAAATGATATTGATTAA
- a CDS encoding Gfo/Idh/MocA family oxidoreductase: protein MLTAAFIGNGKSTNRYHLPFILKTKKFQVKTIFSPSGKSNWQKLDGVNYTSSINDILTDDGLDLVIITTPAEFHYENAKLALEHGKNVLLEKPFTMLAAEARDLFNLAKEKGVFLQAYQNRRLDSDFLTVQKVIESGKLGELLEVEMHYDYFRPEVPESMKTFSPAVSYLYGHACHTVDQVLSYFGSPDHIHYDVRQLLGDGRMNDYFDLDFYYANALKVSIKSSYFRIKARPSFVVYGKKGMFVKETKDRQEEDLKHFYMPDRPDFGLDYPEHYGNLTYIDEAGTYHEEKVVSEVGDYSQFYEKIYQSLVNGADKFVQDSETIRLIEILEEGISGLK, encoded by the coding sequence ATGCTCACAGCAGCCTTTATTGGCAACGGAAAAAGTACCAATCGCTACCATTTGCCGTTTATTTTGAAAACAAAAAAATTTCAAGTCAAAACGATTTTTTCTCCATCGGGTAAGAGTAATTGGCAAAAACTGGATGGCGTGAATTATACAAGCTCTATTAATGATATCTTAACAGATGATGGACTTGATCTGGTTATTATCACAACTCCGGCTGAATTTCATTATGAAAATGCTAAATTAGCTTTGGAACATGGGAAAAATGTTCTCTTAGAGAAGCCTTTTACAATGCTTGCAGCAGAAGCAAGGGACTTGTTTAATCTGGCAAAAGAGAAGGGTGTGTTTTTGCAGGCTTATCAAAACCGCCGCTTAGATTCTGATTTTTTAACCGTACAAAAAGTGATTGAAAGCGGTAAGCTGGGGGAACTGTTAGAGGTTGAGATGCATTATGACTATTTTCGTCCGGAAGTGCCTGAATCAATGAAGACTTTCTCACCTGCAGTGTCTTATCTGTATGGCCATGCCTGCCATACGGTTGATCAAGTTCTTTCATATTTCGGCAGTCCAGATCATATCCACTACGATGTACGCCAATTATTAGGCGATGGCAGGATGAATGACTATTTTGACCTTGATTTTTACTATGCCAATGCTCTGAAAGTTTCAATCAAATCGAGTTATTTCCGCATTAAAGCGCGTCCGAGCTTTGTTGTCTACGGTAAAAAGGGAATGTTCGTCAAAGAGACAAAGGATCGCCAGGAAGAAGATCTGAAACACTTTTATATGCCGGACCGTCCTGATTTTGGACTGGACTATCCGGAACATTACGGCAACCTGACCTATATAGATGAAGCGGGAACTTACCATGAGGAAAAAGTTGTTTCAGAGGTGGGCGACTACAGCCAGTTTTACGAAAAGATTTATCAGTCATTAGTAAATGGAGCTGACAAATTTGTTCAGGACAGTGAAACAATCAGGCTCATCGAAATTTTAGAAGAAGGGATTTCAGGGCTGAAGTGA